In Nocardia asteroides, the following proteins share a genomic window:
- a CDS encoding prephenate dehydrogenase, giving the protein MTLDQRAAVCVLGTGLIGGSLLRAAVAAGYPAFGYNRSDSGAEAARRDGFDVSTDLPAVLRRAAAADALLVLAVPMPAVGRILAEIAALAPTCPITDVVSIKRPVADAVREHGLEANFVGGHPMTGTAESGWTATDPELFRDAVWAVGVDEGTRVEPWTRVTRLALDCGSVVVPVRADEHDRAVARISHLPHVLAEALAAAGAEGGALALGLAAGSFRDGTRVAGTAPDLVRAICEPNAAALGQVLDETIAALRAARETLRTDGSLGELVEAGYRGRTAYEERVRWDITGIEPGVGDWLGELHRAGQRGGVLRAL; this is encoded by the coding sequence ATGACCCTCGACCAGCGTGCCGCTGTCTGCGTCCTCGGAACCGGTTTGATCGGCGGCTCACTGCTGCGCGCCGCGGTCGCGGCGGGGTACCCGGCGTTCGGATACAACCGTTCGGACTCGGGTGCCGAGGCGGCGCGTCGCGACGGGTTCGACGTGTCCACCGACCTGCCCGCGGTGCTGCGCCGGGCTGCCGCCGCGGACGCGCTGCTGGTGCTCGCGGTGCCCATGCCCGCGGTCGGGCGGATCCTGGCCGAGATCGCGGCGCTCGCGCCCACCTGCCCCATCACCGACGTGGTGAGCATCAAGCGCCCCGTCGCCGACGCGGTGCGCGAACACGGACTCGAGGCGAACTTCGTGGGCGGGCACCCGATGACCGGCACCGCCGAATCCGGCTGGACGGCAACCGATCCGGAGCTGTTCCGGGACGCCGTGTGGGCGGTCGGCGTCGACGAGGGCACGCGGGTCGAGCCGTGGACGCGGGTGACCCGGCTGGCCCTGGACTGCGGGTCGGTGGTGGTACCGGTGCGCGCCGACGAACACGACCGCGCGGTCGCGCGGATCTCGCACCTGCCGCATGTACTGGCCGAAGCGCTGGCCGCCGCGGGCGCCGAGGGCGGCGCGCTGGCGCTCGGTCTGGCCGCCGGTTCGTTCCGCGACGGCACCCGGGTAGCGGGGACGGCCCCCGACCTGGTCCGGGCCATCTGCGAGCCGAACGCGGCCGCGCTCGGCCAGGTGCTCGACGAGACCATCGCCGCGTTGCGCGCCGCGCGCGAGACCCTGCGCACCGACGGCAGCCTCGGCGAACTTGTCGAAGCGGGTTACCGCGGGCGCACCGCCTACGAGGAGCGCGTCCGCTGGGACATCACCGGCATCGAGCCCGGCGTCGGCGACTGGCTCGGCGAACTGCACCGGGCCGGGCAGCGCGGCGGGGTGCTGCGCGCGCTGTGA
- a CDS encoding putative glycolipid-binding domain-containing protein gives MESVRVTLNGNRIRAAGRMIGGACGEHPAFSASYDLVTDEAGATRRLSLRTTTAAGERHASISRDEENYWLVDAGGSHVRSTFAGALDVDVVLSPFFNTLPIRRFGLQNAVGDVQVPVVYVRLPDLLVQEAELTYSSAADGINVLSPVSSATLTVDPEGFVLDYPGLAERV, from the coding sequence ATGGAATCGGTCCGGGTGACCCTCAACGGCAATCGGATCAGGGCGGCGGGCCGGATGATCGGCGGCGCCTGCGGGGAACACCCGGCCTTCAGCGCGTCCTACGACCTGGTCACCGACGAGGCGGGCGCGACCCGGCGGCTGTCGCTGCGCACCACCACCGCCGCGGGCGAGCGGCACGCGTCGATCTCGCGCGACGAGGAGAACTACTGGCTGGTCGACGCGGGCGGCAGTCACGTGCGCTCGACGTTCGCCGGCGCGCTGGATGTGGACGTGGTGCTGAGCCCGTTCTTCAACACCCTGCCGATCCGCCGGTTCGGGCTGCAGAACGCGGTCGGCGACGTGCAGGTCCCCGTGGTGTACGTGCGCCTGCCCGATCTGCTCGTGCAGGAGGCCGAACTCACCTACTCGAGCGCCGCCGACGGCATCAACGTGCTGTCGCCGGTCTCCAGTGCCACGCTGACGGTCGATCCGGAGGGTTTCGTCCTCGACTATCCGGGACTGGCCGAACGGGTCTGA
- a CDS encoding tRNA adenosine deaminase-associated protein codes for MAAQRSGTNRATSDDDYDVEGFAVAVVREEGTWRCSPLSHDALLDLSVAETELKALRSSGAVFGLLDVDDEFFVVLRPAPSGTRLLLSDATAAIDYDIAADVLDALNVEIPDIDPDELDDVDPWEEGDLGVLADLGLPEPVFSVILAETDLYPDEQLGMIAQRLGFASEFAAVLDKLPR; via the coding sequence ATGGCAGCACAGCGCTCGGGCACGAACAGGGCGACGTCGGACGACGACTACGACGTCGAAGGGTTCGCCGTGGCGGTGGTCCGTGAAGAAGGCACGTGGCGATGCAGCCCGCTCAGCCACGACGCACTCCTGGACCTGTCCGTCGCCGAGACCGAATTGAAGGCTTTGCGCAGCTCCGGCGCGGTGTTCGGGCTGCTCGACGTCGACGACGAGTTCTTCGTCGTATTGCGGCCGGCGCCGAGCGGCACCCGGCTGCTCCTCTCGGACGCGACCGCCGCGATCGACTACGACATCGCCGCCGACGTCCTCGACGCGCTCAACGTCGAGATCCCCGACATCGACCCCGACGAACTCGACGACGTGGACCCCTGGGAAGAGGGCGACCTCGGCGTGCTCGCCGACCTCGGCCTGCCCGAGCCGGTGTTCAGCGTGATCCTCGCCGAGACCGACCTCTACCCCGACGAGCAGCTCGGCATGATCGCCCAGCGGCTCGGCTTCGCCTCCGAATTCGCGGCGGTCCTGGACAAACTGCCTCGGTGA
- a CDS encoding nucleoside deaminase produces MPSDEDLVRAAIAAAAAADPRDVPVGAVVFDADGRELARAANAREALGDPTAHAEVIALRAAAAVHGDGWRLEGATLAVTLEPCTMCAGALVLSRVGKVVFGAWEPKTGAVGSLWDVVRDRRLNHRPEVRGGVLEAECVALLDEFFRTQR; encoded by the coding sequence ATCCCTTCCGACGAGGACCTGGTGCGCGCCGCGATCGCGGCCGCCGCCGCTGCCGACCCGCGCGATGTGCCGGTCGGCGCGGTCGTCTTCGACGCCGACGGGCGTGAACTCGCGCGCGCGGCGAATGCCAGGGAGGCGCTCGGCGACCCCACCGCGCACGCGGAGGTGATCGCGCTGCGCGCCGCCGCGGCCGTGCACGGCGACGGGTGGCGGCTCGAGGGCGCGACGCTGGCCGTCACCCTGGAGCCCTGCACGATGTGCGCGGGCGCGCTGGTGCTGTCCCGGGTGGGCAAGGTGGTGTTCGGCGCCTGGGAGCCCAAGACCGGCGCGGTCGGCTCGCTCTGGGACGTGGTGCGCGACCGCAGGCTCAACCATCGGCCCGAGGTGCGCGGCGGAGTGCTCGAGGCCGAGTGCGTCGCGCTGCTGGACGAATTCTTCCGAACTCAGCGCTGA